One window from the genome of Paramisgurnus dabryanus chromosome 22, PD_genome_1.1, whole genome shotgun sequence encodes:
- the LOC135740635 gene encoding C-reactive protein-like: MTSTNHSLETIGVHKDDVQGKMLMLAVFLLCLLSMSSGSGGLANKILVFPEKTANSYVTITPEKPLSLTAFTLCMRVATELQGKREVILFAYRTYDVDELNVWIETDGTISLYLSSSSEGVRFNLPPLTFGTHLCFTWSSSTGLTAAWMNGQRSVYQIYRKGHTIRSGGTVLLGQYPESFLGDFDAEQSFEGEITDVNLWDEVLTTDEIKGLYSHTTVKVPNVINWVTAQFVKYGIVVVIQDDFSFNTQMS; the protein is encoded by the exons ATGACTtcaacaaaccaca GCCTAGAAACTATCGGTGTACATAAAGATGATGTGCAGGG CAAGATGTTGATGTTAGCAGTTTTCCTCCTCTGTTTGCTGTCTATGTCATCAGGGTCTG GTGGTCTTGCCaataaaatacttgtgtttccAGAGAAGACCGCTAACAGCTATGTTACAATCACTCCAGAAAAACCCTTGAGCCTCACAGCTTTCACTTTATGCATGCGTGTCGCCACAGAGCTGCAAGGAAAGAGAGAGGTTATTCTCTTTGCTTACCGTACGTATGATGTTGATGAGCTTAATGTTTGGATCGAAACAGACGGAACCATAAGTTTGTATCTTAGTAGTTCTAGTGAGGGAGTGCGTTTTAACTTGCCGCCTCTTACATTCGGGACGCATCTGTGCTTCACCTGGAGCTCATCGACCGGTCTCACTGCCGCTTGGATGAATGGACAACGCAGTGTTTACCAGATATACAGAAAAGGTCACACCATCCGTTCCGGTGGCACGGTGTTGCTCGGTCAGTATCCTGAATCATTTCTGGGTGATTTTGATGCAGAGCAGAGCTTTGAAGGTGAAATTACAGATGTGAACCTGTGGGATGAGGTTCTCACTACGGATGAGATCAAGGGATTATATTCACACACCACTGTAAAAGTGCCAAATGTAATTAATTGGGTCACAGCTCAATTTGTCAAATATGGCATTGTGGTAGTGATACAGGATGATTTTTCATTCAACACTCAGATGTCTTAA